In Methylotenera sp. L2L1, the following proteins share a genomic window:
- a CDS encoding undecaprenyl-diphosphate phosphatase, with amino-acid sequence MDILLLLKAALLGIVEGATEFLPISSTGHLILAGDLLNFMNHEKRNVFDIAIQLGAILAVVWEYRRRFISTFAGIGRDPIANRLFINLAIAFLPLAILGLAFGSIIKTHLFKPVPVAMAFIIGAFIILWAEKRTHTVTIETVDDIRPLDALKLGLAQAVALIPGMSRSGSTIIGGLFFGLSRKAAAEFSFFLAVPTLGIASIYSMYKDRALLSMDDMGAWAMGFIFSFISAMIAVRALIRYVSNHDFTIFAWYRLVFGGIVLLTAYTGLVDWTVH; translated from the coding sequence ATGGATATCTTGTTACTACTTAAAGCCGCTTTACTGGGCATTGTTGAAGGTGCAACTGAGTTCTTGCCTATCTCCAGCACTGGGCATTTGATCTTGGCCGGCGACCTGCTCAATTTCATGAACCATGAAAAGCGCAACGTATTTGATATTGCCATCCAACTAGGTGCCATCTTAGCGGTGGTATGGGAGTATCGTAGACGTTTTATAAGTACATTTGCCGGTATCGGGCGCGACCCCATCGCCAATCGCTTATTCATTAACTTAGCCATTGCTTTCTTGCCACTAGCCATCTTGGGTTTGGCTTTTGGCAGCATTATCAAAACCCACCTATTTAAACCCGTGCCTGTCGCCATGGCATTTATTATTGGTGCCTTTATTATTTTATGGGCAGAGAAGCGTACGCACACCGTCACTATAGAAACGGTGGATGACATTCGCCCCTTGGATGCTTTAAAACTGGGACTGGCACAAGCCGTTGCATTGATTCCTGGCATGTCGCGCTCTGGCTCAACGATTATCGGCGGGCTGTTTTTTGGGCTATCACGCAAAGCTGCGGCGGAATTTTCATTTTTCCTCGCTGTCCCAACCCTAGGCATTGCCTCTATTTACTCTATGTACAAAGATCGTGCCCTGCTCAGCATGGATGACATGGGCGCATGGGCAATGGGGTTTATATTTTCGTTCATTAGTGCCATGATTGCGGTTAGAGCGCTTATTCGCTATGTCAGCAACCATGACTTTACGATTTTTGCATGGTATCGCTTGGTGTTTGGCGGCATTGTGCTGCTCACAGCGTATACAGGCTTAGTGGACTGGACTGTGCACTAA
- a CDS encoding YidB family protein, with protein MGLFDSLAGAVLSNIGGDKGTMVQIAMDLFKQNGGLEGVLAKFNEAGLAEQAASWISKGDNLPISAEQVIEVLGRDSIAGIAEKLTMSPSDISEKIAEYLPQAIDKMTPNGEVDGNSGNLLTAVMGMLK; from the coding sequence ATGGGATTATTTGATAGTTTAGCTGGCGCAGTGTTAAGCAATATTGGCGGTGATAAAGGCACTATGGTGCAAATCGCCATGGATCTATTTAAACAGAATGGTGGCTTAGAGGGCGTACTTGCTAAATTTAATGAGGCTGGCTTGGCTGAACAAGCTGCGTCCTGGATTAGCAAAGGCGATAACTTGCCAATTTCTGCCGAGCAAGTGATTGAAGTGCTAGGCCGTGACAGCATTGCCGGTATTGCTGAGAAACTGACCATGTCACCTAGTGACATCAGCGAGAAAATTGCAGAATACTTACCGCAGGCAATCGACAAAATGACGCCGAATGGTGAAGTAGACGGCAATTCAGGCAACCTGCTGACAGCCGTCATGGGTATGTTGAAATAA
- a CDS encoding pseudouridine synthase: MTTLKLSKKSGDAPSNVASKAPVRRANTPTRDRTTAPVRPQRPSEPEMSAPVRARSESRDQARDEARPADAPRQRNHRHDGSLHTSSAPRAQTPDSRAPSPRPINPDARRPDAHKLDSMQTTRDRADREGAYRNPPRRGGKVRDGFVASEFDKNRTNKEAFAAKANASQPDLPRLSKVMAERGLCSRREADEWIVNGWVKVNDEIVDTLGSRISPDAEIVISSYAQEYQAENVTIILHKPVGYVSGQAEDGYQPAIVLVHPDNQWEDDPELHHHNPKQFHRGMLHGLAPAGRLDIDSTGMLVLTQDGRVARHLIGEDSTVEKEYLVRVTGELSDADLKRLNYGLSLDGVKLKPAKVSWQNEDQLRFVLREGKKRQIRRMCEMVGLHVVGLKRIRIGSVTLGKLPVGEWRYLRNDERF, translated from the coding sequence TTGACTACTTTAAAACTCTCAAAAAAATCTGGTGATGCCCCAAGCAATGTGGCAAGTAAAGCACCTGTACGCCGCGCAAACACGCCTACGCGTGATAGAACAACTGCACCGGTTAGGCCACAACGCCCTAGCGAACCGGAAATGAGCGCGCCTGTACGTGCCAGAAGTGAATCTAGAGACCAAGCTAGAGATGAAGCAAGACCAGCAGATGCGCCACGTCAACGTAACCACCGTCATGATGGCTCGTTGCACACATCATCTGCACCTAGAGCACAAACGCCAGATAGCCGTGCGCCATCACCGCGCCCGATTAATCCGGATGCGCGCAGACCAGATGCTCACAAATTGGACAGCATGCAAACCACCCGCGATAGAGCAGATCGTGAAGGCGCTTACCGCAACCCGCCACGCCGCGGCGGTAAAGTGCGTGATGGCTTTGTAGCCAGCGAGTTTGATAAAAACCGCACCAATAAAGAAGCATTTGCCGCTAAAGCAAATGCCAGCCAACCTGATTTACCACGCTTATCCAAAGTGATGGCCGAACGCGGCCTGTGCTCACGTCGTGAAGCGGATGAATGGATTGTAAACGGCTGGGTCAAGGTCAACGATGAAATTGTCGACACCTTAGGCTCACGCATTTCACCAGATGCTGAAATTGTGATCAGTAGCTATGCACAAGAATATCAAGCTGAAAACGTTACGATTATTTTGCATAAGCCGGTTGGCTATGTAAGCGGCCAAGCTGAAGATGGTTATCAACCAGCTATTGTATTGGTACACCCAGACAATCAGTGGGAAGACGATCCAGAACTGCACCACCATAATCCTAAGCAATTTCACCGCGGCATGCTACATGGATTAGCGCCAGCTGGTCGCTTAGATATTGACTCTACAGGGATGTTAGTGCTCACTCAAGATGGCCGCGTTGCACGCCATTTGATTGGAGAAGACTCTACGGTAGAAAAAGAATACTTAGTACGTGTAACCGGTGAGCTAAGTGATGCCGACCTAAAACGCTTGAATTACGGCTTAAGTTTAGATGGTGTGAAATTAAAACCAGCTAAAGTAAGCTGGCAAAATGAAGACCAATTACGCTTTGTATTACGTGAAGGCAAAAAACGCCAAATCCGCCGTATGTGCGAAATGGTGGGGTTGCACGTAGTAGGTTTAAAACGTATTCGTATTGGCAGTGTGACTTTAGGTAAATTACCGGTTGGCGAATGGCGATATTTACGCAACGATGAGCGCTTTTAA
- the thiC gene encoding phosphomethylpyrimidine synthase ThiC codes for MNATDKNLTKFLNETASVDESATTPFAKSRKVYVEGSRPDIRVPFREISLSDTPSAFGAEKNPPVVVYDTSGPYTDPTISIDIRNGLPALRTGWIMERGDVEQLDGPTSEFGHQRLVDPELSEMRFNLHRKPLRAKAGQNVSQMHYARKGIITPEMEFIAIRENQRRENMSPLLQTQHPGQDFGANIPKMITAEFVRDEVARGRAIIPLNINHPEIEPMIIGRNFLVKINANIGNSALGSSISEEVEKMVWSTRWGGDTVMDLSTGKNIHETREWIIRNSPVPIGTVPIYQALEKVNGKAEDLTWEIFRDTLIEQAEQGVDYFTIHAGVRLAYIPMTAKRMTGIVSRGGSIMAKWCLAHHKESFLYEHFEDICQIMKQYDVSFSLGDGLRPGSIYDANDEAQFAELKTLGELTQIAWKHDVQCMIEGPGHVPMHLIKENMELQLEHCGEAPFYTLGPLTTDIAPGYDHITSGIGAAMIGWYGCAMLCYVTPKEHLGLPDKEDVRVGIITYKIAAHAADLAKGHPGAQIRDNALSKARFEFRWEDQFNLGLDPEKAKEFHDETLPQEGAKQAHFCSMCGPHFCSMKISQDVRDYAAEQGVSEQEALTKGMQEKAIEFVKKGSEVYQKV; via the coding sequence TTGAACGCCACCGATAAAAATCTTACCAAGTTTCTTAATGAAACTGCCTCTGTTGATGAGAGCGCAACCACCCCTTTTGCCAAATCACGCAAAGTTTATGTTGAGGGCTCACGCCCAGACATCCGCGTACCGTTTCGCGAAATTTCATTAAGCGACACTCCTTCTGCTTTTGGCGCAGAAAAAAACCCACCAGTTGTTGTTTATGACACATCAGGCCCATACACAGACCCAACCATCAGCATCGATATCCGTAATGGCTTGCCTGCATTACGTACCGGCTGGATTATGGAACGTGGCGATGTAGAGCAATTAGACGGCCCAACCTCCGAATTCGGCCACCAACGTTTAGTTGACCCAGAACTTTCAGAAATGCGTTTTAACCTGCACCGCAAACCATTGCGCGCTAAAGCAGGCCAAAACGTATCGCAAATGCACTATGCACGTAAAGGCATTATCACCCCAGAGATGGAGTTTATTGCCATTCGTGAAAATCAACGCCGTGAAAACATGAGCCCGCTGTTACAAACACAACACCCGGGCCAAGATTTCGGTGCAAACATCCCTAAAATGATTACAGCAGAGTTCGTACGTGATGAAGTGGCTCGCGGCCGCGCCATCATCCCACTGAACATCAACCACCCAGAAATCGAGCCGATGATTATCGGCCGTAACTTCTTGGTAAAAATCAACGCTAACATCGGCAACTCAGCACTAGGTTCTTCTATCAGTGAAGAAGTTGAAAAAATGGTGTGGAGTACACGTTGGGGTGGCGATACCGTGATGGATTTATCAACAGGTAAAAACATTCATGAAACACGCGAGTGGATCATCCGTAACTCACCAGTGCCTATCGGTACTGTGCCTATCTACCAAGCACTTGAAAAAGTGAACGGCAAAGCTGAAGACCTAACTTGGGAAATCTTCCGTGACACATTGATTGAGCAAGCAGAGCAAGGTGTGGATTACTTCACTATCCATGCAGGTGTGCGCTTGGCTTACATCCCAATGACAGCAAAACGTATGACTGGTATCGTGTCACGCGGCGGCTCTATCATGGCGAAATGGTGTTTAGCGCATCATAAAGAATCTTTCTTGTACGAACACTTTGAAGACATCTGCCAAATCATGAAACAGTACGACGTTTCATTCAGTTTAGGTGATGGCTTACGTCCAGGCTCAATCTACGATGCCAACGATGAAGCACAATTTGCTGAATTGAAAACATTGGGGGAATTAACCCAAATCGCTTGGAAGCACGACGTACAATGTATGATCGAAGGCCCAGGCCACGTACCAATGCACCTGATTAAAGAAAACATGGAACTGCAATTAGAGCATTGCGGTGAAGCTCCATTCTATACATTAGGCCCATTAACTACAGACATCGCACCTGGTTATGACCACATCACCTCAGGTATCGGCGCTGCCATGATCGGCTGGTATGGCTGTGCAATGTTGTGCTACGTAACGCCTAAAGAACACTTAGGCTTGCCAGACAAAGAAGACGTACGTGTTGGTATCATCACATACAAAATCGCAGCACACGCGGCAGACTTAGCAAAAGGCCACCCAGGCGCACAAATCCGTGACAATGCTTTATCAAAAGCACGTTTCGAATTCCGTTGGGAAGACCAGTTCAATCTAGGCCTAGACCCAGAGAAAGCTAAAGAATTCCACGACGAAACATTGCCACAAGAAGGCGCAAAACAAGCGCACTTCTGCTCAATGTGCGGCCCACACTTCTGCTCAATGAAAATCTCACAAGACGTACGTGACTACGCAGCAGAGCAAGGTGTTTCTGAGCAAGAAGCGCTGACCAAAGGCATGCAGGAAAAAGCCATTGAGTTTGTGAAAAAGGGCTCTGAAGTTTACCAAAAAGTCTAA
- a CDS encoding SDR family oxidoreductase gives MQLKNKCILLTGATGGIGKHLALQLARKGANLILVGRDSTKLDSLAQLIHNKGGNAKTLVADFEVPGSVPQLAQQATQQFGNIDILINNAGILDFIQFEDQSPERIAQVINTNVTAPILLAHALLPHFKTNNQGHLVMIGSILGSLGFPHYATYCASKFAVHGFSQALRRELVDTNIAVTYIAPRGVNTPMNDAATLAMLAKTGGNIDEPEKVATIIVKAIEHQKQEVFIGQPESFFAWLNGFMPRVVNLGLKKQAKAARAFVVKK, from the coding sequence ATGCAACTAAAAAACAAATGTATCCTACTCACAGGCGCCACGGGTGGTATTGGTAAACACTTAGCATTACAACTTGCTCGCAAAGGCGCCAACCTAATATTGGTTGGCCGCGACAGCACTAAACTTGATAGCCTAGCACAGCTGATTCACAATAAGGGTGGCAATGCAAAAACGCTGGTTGCAGACTTTGAAGTCCCCGGCAGCGTACCGCAGCTCGCACAACAAGCCACCCAGCAATTTGGCAACATTGATATTTTAATCAACAACGCGGGGATTCTTGATTTTATTCAGTTTGAAGATCAAAGCCCAGAACGCATCGCGCAAGTGATTAACACTAACGTCACCGCCCCTATCCTGCTTGCACACGCGCTATTGCCTCACTTCAAAACGAACAACCAAGGCCACTTGGTGATGATAGGCTCGATTCTTGGTTCACTTGGCTTTCCACACTATGCAACCTACTGTGCCAGCAAGTTTGCCGTTCACGGCTTTTCACAAGCATTACGCCGAGAGCTAGTGGACACTAACATAGCAGTCACTTACATTGCGCCACGCGGCGTCAATACCCCCATGAATGATGCAGCCACACTCGCCATGCTCGCTAAAACTGGGGGGAATATTGATGAGCCGGAAAAAGTAGCGACGATTATTGTTAAAGCGATAGAACATCAAAAACAGGAAGTGTTTATTGGGCAACCAGAGTCATTTTTTGCATGGCTCAATGGGTTTATGCCTAGGGTTGTGAACTTAGGCCTTAAAAAACAAGCAAAAGCGGCAAGAGCGTTTGTTGTAAAGAAATAA
- a CDS encoding TenA family transcriptional regulator, which yields MTFYQTLLKETEQERAELLSLPLITKGAAGEISHDTYVGFLTQAYHHVKHTTPLLMACGGRLPAHYEWLRTAIGEYIEEEMGHQEWVLNDIAACGGDKEAVRSSTTPETSACLATEVMVAYAYDMINRVNPVGFFGMVLVLEGTSTAVATQAGETLMQSLNLPKKAFSYLLSHGSLDISHVSFYESLMNQITSPEDQATLIHSAKIFYRLYGDIFRTIETQYMQN from the coding sequence ATGACTTTTTATCAAACACTACTAAAAGAGACTGAACAAGAGCGTGCAGAGCTCCTAAGCTTACCGCTCATTACCAAAGGTGCAGCAGGTGAGATATCTCATGATACTTATGTTGGCTTTTTAACTCAGGCTTATCATCACGTAAAACACACGACACCGCTACTGATGGCATGCGGTGGCCGCCTACCTGCTCACTATGAATGGCTGCGTACTGCGATTGGCGAATATATTGAAGAAGAAATGGGTCATCAAGAATGGGTACTCAACGACATTGCAGCATGTGGCGGTGATAAAGAGGCCGTTCGCAGCAGCACAACGCCCGAGACAAGTGCCTGCCTTGCCACCGAGGTCATGGTGGCTTATGCCTATGACATGATCAACCGTGTCAACCCAGTCGGCTTTTTCGGCATGGTACTGGTACTAGAAGGCACCAGCACAGCGGTTGCTACGCAAGCAGGGGAAACTTTAATGCAATCACTCAACCTACCCAAAAAAGCATTTAGCTACTTACTTTCCCACGGCTCTCTGGATATTAGCCATGTCTCTTTTTACGAAAGCCTGATGAATCAAATTACTAGCCCAGAAGACCAAGCAACCCTGATTCACAGCGCTAAAATATTTTATAGGTTATATGGTGATATATTCCGTACAATAGAAACCCAATACATGCAAAATTGA
- a CDS encoding AMP-binding protein has protein sequence MMQQHTVNQAVAKHASHHAENIALRGLDCSLTYAELHTAIEIQSQAWRDFTQKPQATIALAVENHPAWVVLDLAALASNITLIPLPFFFSSSQWLHAIQDAGANAIVTDQPALFEALLKDKIVNQTQSTLAGKTLTQFELHPSAKVALPSNTAKITYTSGTTGNPKGVCLSLESMTNVAQSIAEATKITPDDIHLNVLPLATLLENVAGIYAPLLAGATCVLLPSSEIGLSGASGLNIQKLIAALKHAQATTAIFTPELLNALVCQVELCQIESCQVETGAELPSSLRFLAVGGASVSPNLLKRALALSVPVYEGYGLSECASVVALNTPAFNKIGSVGKVLPHIKIEFADDQEVIVSGNTYLGYVGQTTAQSNRIHTGDIGHLDEEGYLVITGRKKNIFITSFGRNVSPEWVERELAISPYIAQAALFGEAKPWNTAIIVANSSSATEIETAIQSINESLPDYARISQWISADAPFSLSNQQLTANGRNRRDMIWQCYQHRINALYERQYA, from the coding sequence ATGATGCAGCAACACACTGTTAATCAGGCAGTCGCCAAACATGCGAGCCACCATGCAGAGAACATTGCACTACGCGGCCTAGATTGCAGCCTCACTTATGCTGAACTACACACTGCCATTGAAATTCAGAGCCAAGCCTGGCGTGACTTTACCCAAAAACCACAAGCAACCATCGCCTTAGCAGTAGAGAATCATCCTGCTTGGGTGGTGTTAGATTTAGCGGCATTAGCAAGTAACATCACCCTCATTCCACTACCGTTCTTTTTCTCAAGTTCGCAATGGCTGCATGCGATACAAGATGCCGGTGCCAACGCAATTGTGACAGATCAGCCCGCGCTATTTGAAGCACTGTTAAAAGATAAGATTGTAAATCAGACGCAATCGACGCTTGCTGGCAAAACCCTCACGCAATTTGAATTACATCCATCAGCTAAAGTTGCATTACCATCTAATACTGCAAAAATCACTTACACATCGGGCACCACAGGCAACCCTAAAGGCGTGTGCTTAAGTCTAGAAAGCATGACCAATGTGGCACAGTCGATTGCTGAGGCGACTAAAATAACGCCAGATGATATTCATTTGAACGTGTTACCACTGGCTACTTTATTAGAAAATGTCGCTGGTATTTATGCACCGTTACTGGCTGGCGCCACTTGTGTACTCCTGCCTAGCAGTGAAATTGGCTTAAGTGGCGCATCAGGCCTCAATATTCAGAAGCTAATCGCAGCACTTAAACACGCACAAGCAACAACCGCAATTTTCACCCCAGAGCTACTCAATGCACTGGTTTGTCAGGTTGAGTTATGCCAAATTGAGTCATGCCAAGTTGAAACTGGCGCAGAACTACCAAGCTCATTACGCTTCTTAGCCGTCGGCGGCGCATCGGTATCGCCTAATTTACTCAAACGCGCCCTAGCGTTATCAGTGCCAGTATACGAAGGCTACGGCCTTTCAGAGTGCGCCTCTGTAGTTGCGCTCAACACACCAGCATTTAATAAAATCGGCAGTGTCGGTAAGGTGTTACCCCACATCAAAATAGAGTTCGCAGACGACCAAGAAGTAATCGTCTCAGGCAACACCTATCTGGGCTACGTAGGACAAACCACAGCGCAGTCTAACCGCATTCATACCGGCGACATTGGACATCTTGATGAAGAAGGCTACCTCGTCATCACTGGCCGCAAAAAGAACATCTTTATCACCTCTTTTGGTCGCAACGTTTCGCCAGAATGGGTGGAGCGCGAACTCGCAATTTCTCCTTACATTGCGCAAGCCGCGTTATTTGGCGAAGCCAAGCCATGGAACACCGCTATTATCGTTGCCAACAGTAGCTCAGCTACCGAGATTGAGACCGCAATACAAAGCATTAACGAAAGCCTGCCAGACTACGCAAGAATCTCACAATGGATTAGCGCAGACGCACCATTCAGCCTCAGCAACCAACAACTTACTGCGAATGGCAGAAACCGAAGAGACATGATTTGGCAGTGTTACCAACACAGAATTAACGCACTTTATGAAAGACAATACGCATGA
- a CDS encoding thermostable hemolysin — MLSLSFNASPLFFNAEAAYQTRPFAAAKRHRANNIKITCVEVDAPDRREIEQFIHDVFAHTYGANVQQFMPQLISLRDENNELVAAFGMRKADMEPLFLERYLDAPIETVMSNHFNRVITRHQITEIGNLAVANPRNAGVLIASVIQHSLDINVEWCVATAHHSLQNGLVKGGRDVYALQEADKSRLNATEQATWGRYYDNPPQVVAVRGTAEL; from the coding sequence ATGCTTAGCCTAAGTTTTAATGCAAGCCCACTATTTTTTAATGCAGAAGCAGCGTATCAAACTCGCCCATTTGCCGCAGCCAAACGGCATCGTGCAAACAACATTAAAATCACATGCGTAGAAGTAGACGCACCAGACCGCAGAGAGATTGAGCAATTCATTCATGATGTCTTTGCACATACTTACGGCGCGAATGTACAGCAGTTCATGCCGCAACTGATTAGCCTACGCGATGAAAATAATGAGTTAGTCGCAGCATTTGGCATGCGCAAAGCAGATATGGAACCATTGTTTTTAGAGCGCTATTTGGATGCTCCGATTGAAACTGTGATGTCTAATCACTTTAATCGCGTCATTACGCGCCATCAAATTACCGAAATTGGTAATTTAGCAGTAGCCAACCCACGCAATGCTGGGGTTTTAATCGCAAGTGTCATTCAGCACAGCTTAGACATTAACGTTGAGTGGTGTGTCGCTACCGCACACCACAGCCTACAAAATGGATTAGTGAAAGGTGGGCGTGATGTCTATGCCTTACAAGAAGCAGACAAGTCACGCCTAAATGCCACAGAGCAGGCAACTTGGGGACGTTACTACGACAACCCACCACAAGTGGTTGCAGTGAGAGGCACCGCGGAGCTATGA
- a CDS encoding LTA synthase family protein has protein sequence MLKLLRHKPYTVSFSLAIAGVALSIWLLLRVVLSAQVGFSQLSMKELLGIFINGFWFDISALAYLVVPLLLISLMLPNTLRHKIWVNHIRWGVAGFLTFCLLFGAVSEYIFWQEFTTRFNFIAVDYLIYTNEVIGNIRESYPVPLILLGIALIAFLIVFTLSRVVRFETRQRSGKQKLGLGLVAIALPLLSFQCANVDQMDFSQNTYANELSGNGVFTFSAAARRNELDYDKFYKTIPQTQALAVLKSVGVNRKTTSAIIATDNHALSKNAQQLEAYLGPFKRRPKNVVLISVESLSADYLGTYGNQENLTPHLNQLAGESLVFDKIFATGTRTVRGLDALSIAIPPIPGQAIVHRPDTDHLATIGELLEVKGYSTFFIYGGYGVFDSMNKYFRGNDYKVIDRTDFDKTTIQSENVWGVDDESLFNNSLRMLDQQVKTQQPFFAHIMTTSNHRPYTYPANKIDLPQGSRSGAVKYTDYAIGQFIKQAKTKPWFKDTLFVIVADHCASVAGKTKLPLAKYHIPLFFYAPDLLPAGHYKRMASQIDIVPTLLDLLGTSDAQHFYGQSLFEAEREQLPERTFVSNYQALGYYKDNMLIVLSPKREVEAYRVDSASLEAVSAPVDHRLLNEAIAYYQTAARAYKHGELKEYFD, from the coding sequence ATGCTTAAATTACTTCGTCATAAACCCTATACCGTTTCATTTTCATTGGCCATTGCTGGCGTTGCATTAAGCATTTGGCTTCTATTGCGTGTTGTGTTGAGCGCTCAAGTCGGGTTCTCACAGCTTTCAATGAAAGAGTTGCTAGGAATTTTTATCAACGGATTTTGGTTTGATATCTCAGCTTTGGCATATCTGGTGGTGCCTTTGCTGTTGATTTCATTAATGCTGCCAAATACCTTACGTCATAAAATCTGGGTGAATCATATCCGTTGGGGAGTGGCAGGTTTCCTTACTTTTTGCCTATTATTTGGCGCGGTATCCGAGTACATTTTTTGGCAAGAGTTCACCACACGATTTAATTTCATTGCGGTGGATTACTTAATTTATACCAATGAGGTGATTGGTAATATCCGCGAGTCTTATCCTGTGCCGTTAATATTATTGGGAATCGCATTGATTGCATTCTTGATTGTATTTACCTTGAGCAGGGTGGTGCGTTTTGAAACTCGGCAGCGCTCGGGTAAGCAGAAGTTAGGTTTGGGGCTTGTAGCGATTGCGCTACCTTTGCTGAGCTTTCAGTGTGCGAATGTAGATCAGATGGATTTTTCGCAAAACACTTACGCCAATGAGTTATCTGGAAATGGTGTTTTTACATTTTCAGCGGCAGCTAGGCGTAACGAGCTGGATTACGATAAGTTCTACAAAACCATCCCACAGACACAAGCATTGGCGGTATTAAAGTCTGTTGGTGTCAATCGAAAAACAACAAGCGCGATCATTGCCACAGATAACCATGCTTTGTCAAAAAATGCGCAGCAATTAGAGGCGTATTTAGGTCCGTTTAAGCGGCGGCCTAAAAACGTCGTCTTGATTTCCGTAGAAAGTTTGTCTGCTGATTATTTAGGCACCTATGGCAATCAGGAAAATCTAACGCCACATTTAAACCAATTGGCTGGCGAGAGTTTGGTATTTGATAAGATTTTTGCAACAGGTACCAGAACGGTACGTGGTTTGGATGCGCTGTCGATTGCGATACCACCGATTCCCGGGCAAGCAATCGTGCACCGCCCAGATACGGACCACCTTGCTACGATTGGGGAGTTGCTGGAAGTGAAAGGTTACTCAACATTTTTCATCTATGGCGGCTATGGCGTGTTTGATAGCATGAACAAGTATTTTAGGGGTAATGATTACAAAGTGATTGATCGTACCGATTTTGATAAAACGACGATTCAAAGTGAAAATGTATGGGGGGTTGACGATGAGAGCTTGTTTAATAACTCGCTACGTATGCTTGACCAACAGGTAAAAACGCAACAGCCGTTTTTTGCGCATATTATGACAACCAGCAATCATCGTCCTTACACCTACCCAGCCAATAAAATAGACTTGCCCCAAGGCAGCCGATCAGGTGCGGTGAAATATACAGATTACGCAATTGGCCAATTTATCAAGCAAGCCAAAACCAAACCTTGGTTTAAAGATACTTTATTTGTGATTGTCGCTGATCATTGTGCTTCGGTAGCAGGTAAAACCAAGCTACCACTGGCTAAATACCATATTCCTTTATTTTTCTATGCACCGGATTTACTACCCGCTGGGCATTATAAAAGGATGGCTAGTCAAATTGATATTGTCCCAACTTTGCTTGATTTATTAGGCACGTCTGATGCGCAGCATTTTTATGGGCAGTCACTGTTTGAGGCGGAACGTGAGCAATTGCCAGAGCGGACCTTTGTGAGTAACTATCAAGCCTTAGGCTACTACAAAGATAATATGCTCATTGTGCTCTCGCCTAAGCGAGAAGTAGAAGCCTATCGGGTTGATTCTGCCAGTTTGGAGGCGGTATCAGCGCCAGTTGATCATCGCTTGCTGAATGAGGCGATTGCCTACTACCAAACGGCGGCACGTGCCTATAAACATGGCGAGTTGAAAGAGTATTTCGATTAG